One genomic window of Halorubrum hochsteinianum includes the following:
- a CDS encoding ABC transporter substrate-binding protein, with protein sequence MTRRIQRRDVLRGAGAVGIAGIAGCSTESGDGEDGGDGMDGEDGDDGMDGEDGGDGGDSASVPDAVMVVGFPQSGIQLFRDFYAEFADSAPDLDIIVPDGLIDGDLPGEVDNDMNNVIGTAPSAGGPGADFFAESYQEEYDEEPGVFTSQAYDAMAVEILAATAAGENSGEAIRDRVRTVANPGGEEFGPSNLPEAVETVAAGDPVHYVGASSSVNFDVNGDMATAAYDITDFQDGELVTLDTVEFGNELSDEDRNATAADPVGVDSFTARVGVLMPETGDLGPLGGPIRDGALLAATQVNDADINVDVETRVEDTQTDPQAGISGANALVNAGFGAVVGPASSNVNLQVSDQVFIPNGVVGISPSSTDPNVTDLDDNDYIFRTAPSDLLQGPAMADLAVGDIVGAETSGTLYLNDAYGQSLEESYVAAFEERDGTIDQRVSFEPNQATYTSQWSSVLNQ encoded by the coding sequence ATGACGCGAAGAATCCAGCGACGCGACGTACTCAGAGGTGCCGGTGCGGTCGGGATCGCGGGGATCGCCGGCTGCTCGACCGAGAGCGGCGACGGCGAGGACGGCGGCGACGGCATGGACGGCGAGGACGGCGACGACGGCATGGACGGCGAGGACGGCGGCGACGGCGGGGACTCCGCGTCCGTCCCCGACGCCGTGATGGTCGTCGGGTTCCCGCAGTCCGGCATCCAGCTGTTCCGCGACTTCTACGCGGAGTTCGCCGACAGCGCGCCGGATCTGGACATCATCGTCCCCGACGGGCTGATCGACGGGGACCTCCCCGGCGAGGTCGACAACGACATGAACAACGTCATCGGCACGGCACCCTCGGCCGGCGGCCCCGGGGCCGACTTCTTCGCCGAGTCGTATCAGGAGGAGTACGACGAGGAGCCGGGCGTGTTCACCTCGCAGGCGTACGACGCCATGGCAGTCGAGATCCTCGCGGCCACCGCCGCGGGCGAGAACAGCGGCGAGGCGATCCGCGACCGCGTCCGCACGGTCGCCAACCCCGGCGGCGAGGAGTTCGGCCCCTCGAACCTCCCCGAGGCGGTCGAGACGGTCGCCGCGGGCGACCCGGTCCACTACGTTGGCGCGTCCTCCAGCGTCAACTTCGACGTCAACGGCGACATGGCCACCGCCGCGTACGACATCACCGACTTCCAGGACGGGGAACTTGTCACCCTCGACACCGTCGAGTTCGGGAACGAACTCTCCGACGAGGACCGGAACGCGACGGCCGCGGACCCGGTCGGCGTCGACTCGTTCACCGCGCGCGTCGGCGTGCTGATGCCGGAAACCGGTGACCTCGGGCCGCTCGGCGGACCGATCCGCGACGGCGCGCTGCTGGCCGCCACGCAGGTCAACGACGCCGACATCAACGTCGACGTCGAGACCAGAGTCGAGGACACCCAGACCGACCCGCAGGCCGGCATCTCCGGCGCGAACGCCCTCGTCAACGCGGGCTTCGGAGCGGTCGTCGGTCCCGCCTCCTCGAACGTCAACCTCCAGGTGTCCGATCAGGTGTTCATCCCGAACGGCGTCGTGGGCATCTCGCCGTCGTCGACGGACCCGAACGTCACGGACTTAGACGACAACGACTACATCTTCCGGACCGCCCCGTCCGACCTGCTTCAGGGGCCCGCGATGGCCGACCTGGCCGTCGGCGACATCGTCGGCGCGGAGACTTCCGGCACGCTGTACCTCAACGACGCCTACGGCCAGTCGCTCGAAGAGTCGTACGTCGCCGCCTTCGAGGAACGAGACGGCACCATCGACCAGCGCGTCTCCTTCGAGCCGAACCAGGCGACGTACACCAGCCAGTGGTCGAGCGTGCTGAACCAGTAG
- a CDS encoding gamma-glutamyltransferase family protein, with translation MEPDLDRFTSRRSTVYGQRGVVATSQPLASEAGIEVLREGGNAFDAAVATAAALNVVEPTSTGLGGDVFALYRTADGEVGAMRSCGGAPADATIENVRAALAEDDDADSYYPDDGGYAVDDAGEAGMPFYGPHAVTVPGTARGWEATVEELGRLSLADALSPAIRYATEGYPVSEVIASYWASADALFTDDHAREAFLFDGEPPEIGQTVTLPRLGESMRRIAEEGADVVYEGEIAEAIAEEVQSQGGFMTVDDLADFEVEWPDPVSTTYNGAEVYELPPNNQGLIALEALNVASELGAGEYDYDSPERVHYFAEALKRAFHDGHRYITDPEYEEIPPLASEEWAAERAAGVGETASHDVSFGVPNANAEDADTVLLTVADEDGNVVSYINSRFAGFGSGLVAGDTGIALQNRGASFSLDPDHPNALEPGKRPFHTLIPGVVKFDEDDWAAFGVMGGYMQPQGHVQVISNLVDYEMPLQRALDEPRWRYRESGELALEPHFDDDAAAKLVRKDHDVRTLSPVMFGGAQIARNRKGVLSAATEPRKDGNAQGY, from the coding sequence ATGGAGCCAGACTTGGACCGATTCACGTCGCGCCGATCGACCGTGTACGGGCAGCGCGGCGTGGTGGCGACCAGTCAGCCGCTCGCCAGCGAGGCGGGGATCGAAGTGCTACGCGAGGGCGGCAACGCGTTCGACGCCGCGGTGGCGACCGCGGCCGCGCTCAACGTCGTCGAACCGACCTCGACCGGGCTCGGCGGCGACGTGTTCGCGCTGTACCGGACCGCCGACGGCGAGGTCGGCGCGATGCGCTCGTGCGGCGGCGCGCCCGCCGACGCGACGATCGAGAACGTCCGGGCCGCGCTGGCCGAGGACGACGACGCGGACTCGTACTACCCCGACGACGGGGGCTACGCGGTCGACGACGCCGGCGAGGCCGGGATGCCCTTCTACGGCCCGCACGCGGTCACGGTGCCCGGGACGGCGCGGGGCTGGGAGGCGACCGTCGAGGAACTGGGCCGACTGAGCCTCGCGGACGCGCTCTCACCCGCCATCCGCTACGCGACCGAGGGCTACCCGGTGTCGGAGGTCATCGCCTCCTACTGGGCGAGCGCCGACGCGCTGTTCACCGACGACCACGCCCGCGAGGCGTTCCTGTTCGACGGCGAGCCGCCGGAGATCGGTCAAACGGTGACGCTCCCCCGGCTCGGCGAGTCGATGCGGAGGATCGCCGAGGAGGGGGCCGACGTGGTCTACGAGGGTGAGATCGCCGAGGCGATCGCCGAGGAGGTCCAGTCGCAGGGCGGGTTCATGACCGTCGACGACCTCGCCGACTTCGAGGTCGAGTGGCCCGACCCGGTGTCGACCACCTACAACGGGGCCGAGGTGTACGAACTGCCGCCGAACAACCAAGGGCTGATCGCCTTGGAGGCGCTCAACGTCGCGTCCGAACTCGGCGCGGGCGAGTACGACTACGACTCCCCGGAGCGCGTCCACTACTTCGCCGAGGCGTTGAAGCGGGCCTTCCACGACGGCCACCGCTACATCACCGACCCCGAGTACGAGGAAATCCCGCCGCTGGCGTCCGAGGAGTGGGCGGCCGAGCGCGCCGCGGGCGTGGGCGAGACGGCCTCGCACGACGTCTCCTTCGGCGTGCCGAACGCGAACGCCGAGGACGCCGACACCGTCCTCCTCACCGTCGCCGACGAGGACGGCAACGTCGTCTCCTACATCAACTCGCGGTTCGCCGGCTTCGGCTCCGGCCTCGTCGCGGGCGACACGGGGATCGCCCTTCAGAACCGCGGGGCGTCGTTCTCTCTTGACCCGGACCACCCGAACGCACTCGAACCCGGCAAGCGCCCCTTCCACACGCTCATCCCGGGCGTCGTAAAGTTCGACGAGGACGACTGGGCGGCGTTCGGCGTGATGGGCGGCTACATGCAGCCGCAGGGCCACGTCCAGGTGATCTCGAACCTCGTCGACTACGAGATGCCCCTCCAGCGGGCGCTCGACGAGCCGCGGTGGCGGTACCGGGAGAGCGGCGAACTGGCGCTCGAACCGCACTTCGACGACGACGCCGCGGCCAAGTTGGTCCGGAAGGACCACGACGTGCGGACGCTCTCGCCGGTCATGTTCGGCGGCGCGCAGATCGCCCGGAACCGGAAGGGCGTCCTCTCGGCCGCCACCGAACCCCGGAAGGACGGGAACGCGCAGGGGTACTGA
- a CDS encoding DsbA family protein: MNRRRALTLAGAAAVGSLAGCAGGGSGESGGEGGQPLREHPAAAGLDGLPRRGSLDGHAILTFEDPSCTRCRAFHEEVVPRIRSNVVDPGEGAYVLRTYPVVYPWGESATQALASTHVRSEPAFWSLLDHYFATQGQFDADNVLDRTEAFLDAQTDLDGGAVVADAANEAHDEAVRGNLDAADAAGLGRTTPVVLLFRDGEYVTSANGSVSYDLIAETLGVDG, translated from the coding sequence ATGAATCGACGACGGGCGCTGACGCTCGCCGGCGCGGCCGCGGTCGGCTCGCTCGCGGGATGCGCCGGCGGCGGCTCCGGCGAGTCCGGCGGCGAGGGCGGGCAGCCGCTGCGGGAGCATCCGGCCGCCGCGGGGCTGGACGGACTGCCGCGCCGCGGGTCGCTGGACGGACACGCGATCCTCACCTTCGAGGACCCGTCCTGTACCAGGTGCCGGGCCTTCCACGAGGAGGTCGTTCCCCGGATACGGTCGAACGTCGTCGACCCGGGTGAAGGCGCGTACGTGCTCCGCACTTACCCCGTCGTCTACCCGTGGGGCGAGTCGGCGACGCAGGCGCTCGCGTCGACGCACGTCCGGAGCGAGCCGGCGTTCTGGTCGCTGCTCGACCACTACTTCGCCACTCAGGGGCAGTTCGACGCGGACAACGTCCTCGACCGGACCGAGGCGTTCCTCGACGCGCAGACCGACCTCGACGGCGGCGCGGTCGTCGCCGACGCCGCGAACGAGGCCCACGACGAGGCGGTCCGGGGCAACCTCGACGCCGCCGACGCCGCCGGTCTCGGGCGGACCACCCCCGTCGTCCTGCTGTTCCGAGACGGGGAGTACGTCACCTCGGCCAACGGGAGCGTGAGCTACGACCTCATCGCGGAGACGCTCGGAGTCGACGGCTGA
- a CDS encoding HVO_0476 family zinc finger protein: MSDTEAGARVGLPCPSCSPSEPTVHEVLSPGGQATVRCTKCDHTHKSGIPEEETVSVTIVVSQDGDSFTTRMDVPADGDVGTGEEFVVDTDDALMQVRITDVELGPEQRVEEADITDVETLWTRAVDNVAVPVTLHPKDGEADQTRSLRVNVPGDYEFTVDETVEFGEEQFTVEGLQIREDAPEYRHEKLDHPGDLAYAKDLKRVYARDETLTAWSAW; the protein is encoded by the coding sequence ATGAGCGACACCGAAGCCGGCGCGCGCGTCGGGCTCCCCTGTCCGTCGTGTTCGCCCTCCGAGCCGACCGTCCACGAGGTCCTCAGCCCCGGCGGGCAGGCCACCGTGCGCTGTACCAAGTGCGATCACACGCACAAGTCAGGGATTCCCGAGGAAGAGACCGTCTCCGTGACGATCGTCGTCTCGCAGGACGGCGACTCGTTCACGACGCGGATGGACGTCCCCGCCGACGGCGACGTCGGCACGGGCGAGGAGTTCGTCGTCGACACCGACGACGCGCTGATGCAGGTGCGGATCACGGACGTCGAGCTCGGTCCCGAACAGCGCGTCGAGGAGGCGGACATCACCGACGTGGAGACGCTGTGGACCCGCGCGGTCGACAACGTCGCCGTGCCCGTCACGCTCCACCCGAAGGACGGCGAGGCCGACCAGACGCGCTCGCTGCGCGTGAACGTCCCCGGCGACTACGAGTTCACCGTCGACGAGACGGTCGAGTTCGGCGAGGAGCAGTTCACCGTCGAGGGGCTCCAGATCCGCGAGGACGCCCCCGAGTACCGCCACGAGAAGCTCGATCACCCCGGCGACCTCGCCTACGCGAAGGACCTCAAGCGGGTGTACGCCCGCGACGAGACGCTCACCGCGTGGTCGGCCTGGTAG
- the prs gene encoding ribose-phosphate diphosphokinase, translated as MIVPGSSSQQLAAALAEETGRSLATPTYDRFPDGEGLAAVPDFDGGEAVIVAATDSDEAWVELLQLQDAVREAGATDVTTVIPYMGYARQDDSFGDGEPVSARAMARAISTGTDRVRLVNPHEATVADFFDVPVEAVDAAGVLAEPLPTDLDDPLFLAPDEGAVGVAAAVRDAYGTGETDYFEKHRDRETGAVAVSPSDATAADRDVVVVDDIIATGSTMSESVAVLTDRGAARVLAACVHPVLAANAVTKLRAAGVDRIVGTDTVERGCSVVSAAPAVADALDPA; from the coding sequence ATGATCGTACCCGGGTCCAGCTCCCAGCAGCTCGCGGCCGCGCTCGCCGAGGAGACGGGCCGGTCGCTCGCGACGCCCACCTACGACCGGTTCCCGGACGGGGAAGGGCTCGCCGCGGTGCCCGACTTCGACGGCGGCGAGGCCGTGATCGTCGCCGCGACCGACTCCGACGAGGCGTGGGTCGAACTGCTCCAGCTACAGGACGCCGTCCGCGAGGCCGGCGCGACGGACGTGACGACCGTGATCCCGTACATGGGCTACGCGCGGCAGGACGACTCCTTCGGCGACGGGGAACCGGTGTCCGCCCGCGCGATGGCGAGGGCCATCTCCACCGGCACCGACCGCGTCCGCCTCGTCAACCCCCACGAGGCGACCGTCGCCGACTTCTTCGACGTGCCCGTCGAGGCGGTCGACGCCGCGGGGGTCCTCGCCGAGCCGCTCCCGACCGACCTCGACGACCCGCTCTTCCTCGCGCCCGACGAGGGGGCCGTCGGCGTGGCCGCGGCCGTCCGCGACGCCTACGGGACCGGCGAGACGGACTACTTCGAGAAGCACCGCGACCGCGAGACGGGTGCCGTCGCGGTGTCGCCCTCCGACGCCACCGCGGCCGACCGCGACGTGGTCGTCGTCGACGACATCATCGCCACCGGGTCGACGATGAGCGAGTCGGTCGCCGTCCTCACCGACCGCGGCGCGGCGCGGGTCCTCGCCGCCTGCGTCCACCCCGTCCTCGCGGCCAACGCGGTGACGAAGCTCCGCGCGGCCGGCGTCGACCGGATCGTCGGCACCGACACCGTCGAGCGCGGCTGTAGCGTCGTCAGCGCCGCGCCCGCCGTGGCCGACGCGCTGGATCCGGCCTGA
- a CDS encoding maltose acetyltransferase domain-containing protein: MGREKERMFAGKAYDPTDPELVADRRRASDRCRRYNATAPTETDRRERLLRELFGEVGGDAVVEPPVRCDYGYNVGVSDGFFANYGCVFLDAAPVAFGENCLLGPGVHVYTSTHPIDPEERAAGREFGDPVTVGDDIWIGGRAVITPGVEVGDGAVVAAGAVVVDDVPARTVVGGNPAEEIRRIGGAETDSSETTD; encoded by the coding sequence ATGGGACGTGAGAAAGAGCGGATGTTCGCCGGCAAGGCGTACGACCCGACGGACCCGGAGCTCGTCGCCGACCGCCGGCGGGCGAGCGACCGCTGCCGCCGCTACAACGCCACCGCGCCGACGGAGACCGACCGGCGGGAGCGGCTGCTGCGCGAGCTGTTCGGCGAGGTCGGCGGCGACGCGGTCGTCGAGCCGCCGGTCCGCTGCGACTACGGGTACAACGTCGGGGTCAGCGACGGCTTCTTCGCGAACTACGGCTGCGTCTTCCTGGACGCCGCGCCGGTCGCGTTCGGCGAGAACTGCCTGCTCGGGCCGGGCGTCCACGTCTACACGTCGACGCACCCGATCGACCCCGAGGAGCGCGCCGCGGGCCGGGAGTTCGGCGACCCCGTGACCGTCGGCGACGACATCTGGATCGGGGGGCGGGCGGTAATCACTCCGGGGGTCGAGGTCGGCGACGGGGCGGTCGTCGCGGCCGGGGCCGTCGTCGTCGACGACGTGCCGGCCCGGACGGTCGTCGGGGGAAATCCCGCGGAGGAGATCCGACGGATCGGCGGGGCGGAGACGGACTCGTCGGAGACGACCGACTGA
- a CDS encoding ATP-NAD kinase family protein — MHVGIAVNPVAGMGGRVGLKGTDGKVAEAVERGAEPRAPDRAKRTLDRLAAVAPETRVSVAGDPMGESIAREASFDPVRVVDPFDGATPDPTETTATHTAAVVRAFAGLDESGSESGPDDAGPVDLVLFVGGDGTAADVAGALEGSDVPMLGVPAGVKVYSSVFAVSPEDAAEVAASFSRTERREVMDIDEDAYREGEVHPELRGVAHVPVADDLQSSKQTASGTVESLAEGVAADIRERDGEGVTFVLGPGSTVGAIKDELGFEPSPIGVDLWRDGEVIARDATEAEILGALGEENVIVVSPIGGQGFVFGRGNPQISPAVIRRCDLRIVASRAKLDDVRALHVDTDDPDLDAELAGWVRVRVGKFETRMMRIV, encoded by the coding sequence ATGCACGTGGGGATCGCGGTGAACCCGGTCGCCGGGATGGGGGGTCGCGTCGGACTGAAGGGAACCGACGGGAAGGTGGCCGAGGCGGTCGAGCGCGGCGCGGAGCCGCGGGCCCCGGACCGGGCGAAGCGGACGCTCGACCGGTTGGCCGCCGTCGCCCCCGAGACGCGCGTCTCCGTCGCCGGGGACCCGATGGGCGAGTCGATCGCCCGCGAGGCCAGCTTCGACCCGGTCCGCGTGGTCGACCCGTTCGACGGCGCGACGCCGGACCCGACCGAAACGACCGCGACCCACACGGCGGCGGTCGTGCGGGCGTTCGCCGGGCTCGACGAGAGCGGGAGCGAGAGCGGCCCCGACGACGCCGGCCCCGTCGACCTCGTCCTGTTCGTCGGGGGCGACGGGACCGCCGCGGACGTGGCCGGCGCGCTGGAGGGGAGCGACGTGCCGATGCTCGGCGTCCCCGCCGGCGTGAAGGTGTACTCGTCGGTGTTCGCGGTGTCGCCGGAGGACGCCGCCGAGGTCGCGGCGTCGTTCTCGCGGACCGAGCGCCGCGAGGTGATGGACATCGACGAGGACGCCTACCGCGAGGGGGAGGTCCACCCGGAGCTTCGGGGGGTCGCACACGTCCCCGTCGCCGACGACCTCCAGTCGTCGAAACAGACCGCGAGCGGGACCGTCGAGTCGCTGGCGGAGGGAGTCGCGGCCGACATCCGCGAGCGCGACGGCGAGGGCGTCACCTTCGTCCTCGGGCCGGGATCCACCGTCGGGGCGATCAAGGACGAACTCGGCTTCGAGCCGTCGCCGATCGGCGTCGACCTCTGGCGTGACGGCGAGGTGATCGCCCGCGACGCCACGGAGGCGGAAATTCTCGGCGCGCTCGGCGAGGAGAACGTGATCGTCGTCTCGCCCATCGGGGGGCAGGGGTTCGTCTTCGGCCGCGGCAACCCCCAGATCTCGCCGGCCGTGATCCGGCGCTGTGACCTCCGGATCGTCGCGTCGCGCGCCAAGCTCGACGACGTGCGTGCGCTCCACGTCGACACCGACGATCCCGACCTCGACGCCGAACTCGCGGGGTGGGTCCGCGTCCGCGTCGGGAAGTTCGAGACGCGGATGATGAGGATCGTCTGA
- a CDS encoding competence/damage-inducible protein A, with the protein MNTAVVTVGDELLVGDTENTNATWLCDRLDARGVGVRRVTVVPDEVAEIARVVNEYHAEYDAVIVTGGLGPTHDDVTMEAVAAAFGRGVEENEEAAAWLAERGYSGGDLAAETTHLPVDCRPLRNEAGVAPGAVVESVYVLPGVPGEMKAMFESVEGEFAGTRTHVATVDVDEPESELLDRFASLRERFDVRVGSYPGQVVTVKLTGEDEAEVERAAAWVRDHADAVERESVGGAE; encoded by the coding sequence ATGAACACCGCCGTCGTCACCGTCGGGGACGAACTCCTCGTCGGCGACACCGAGAACACGAACGCGACCTGGCTCTGCGACCGCCTCGACGCCCGGGGCGTCGGGGTCCGACGGGTGACCGTCGTGCCGGACGAGGTGGCCGAAATCGCGCGAGTAGTCAACGAGTACCACGCCGAGTACGACGCGGTGATCGTCACCGGCGGACTCGGACCGACGCACGACGACGTGACGATGGAGGCGGTCGCGGCCGCGTTCGGGCGCGGCGTCGAGGAGAACGAGGAGGCGGCCGCGTGGCTCGCCGAGCGGGGGTACAGCGGCGGCGACCTCGCGGCGGAGACGACGCACCTCCCCGTCGACTGCCGGCCGCTCCGGAACGAGGCGGGCGTGGCCCCCGGGGCCGTCGTCGAGTCCGTCTACGTCCTCCCGGGAGTCCCGGGCGAGATGAAGGCGATGTTCGAGTCTGTCGAGGGGGAGTTCGCCGGGACGCGGACCCACGTCGCGACCGTCGACGTCGACGAGCCGGAGAGCGAACTGCTCGACCGGTTCGCGTCGCTCCGCGAGCGGTTCGACGTGCGCGTCGGCTCGTACCCGGGGCAGGTCGTGACGGTGAAGCTCACGGGCGAGGACGAGGCGGAGGTGGAGCGCGCGGCCGCGTGGGTCCGCGACCACGCGGACGCGGTGGAGCGGGAGTCGGTCGGCGGAGCGGAGTAA
- a CDS encoding DUF5803 family protein — protein MNRRFALAVAAIALLAVSAGCLGYATGGGEVTNETLDAEPPREYDFDTDRDAAFDLSTDATYTVVYAIGDREELRLYEQTPYSGDEPMEFEALRYQYPDGEVVNGSEFRARGGEIERTTDETWIRFADDMAGGRLAFAGDGSPRRFTMRAYVEGSYAVTLPPGFSTDAPIVGHVSPRDHAVETVGDRDRIVWDEVTSGSVVVQSYREGDLLVFGVILAVAVVAAIAGTLYFRRQLEALRDRRRDLGLRVNEDDDDDGWL, from the coding sequence GTGAACCGACGCTTCGCGCTCGCGGTGGCGGCGATCGCCCTCCTCGCGGTCAGCGCCGGCTGTCTCGGCTACGCGACCGGCGGCGGCGAGGTGACGAACGAGACCCTCGACGCCGAGCCGCCGCGCGAGTACGACTTCGACACGGACCGGGACGCCGCGTTCGACCTCTCGACCGACGCGACGTACACCGTCGTGTACGCGATCGGCGACCGCGAGGAGCTGCGCCTCTACGAGCAGACGCCGTACTCGGGCGACGAGCCGATGGAGTTCGAGGCGCTCCGGTACCAGTACCCCGACGGCGAGGTGGTGAACGGGAGCGAGTTCCGCGCCCGCGGTGGCGAGATCGAGCGGACGACCGACGAGACGTGGATCCGCTTCGCCGACGACATGGCCGGCGGCAGGCTCGCGTTCGCCGGCGACGGCTCGCCGCGCCGCTTCACCATGCGCGCGTACGTCGAGGGGTCGTACGCGGTGACGCTGCCGCCGGGCTTCAGCACGGACGCGCCGATCGTCGGCCACGTGTCGCCGCGCGACCACGCGGTCGAGACGGTCGGCGACCGCGACCGGATCGTCTGGGACGAGGTGACGAGCGGGTCGGTCGTCGTCCAGTCGTACCGCGAGGGCGACCTGCTGGTGTTCGGCGTCATCCTCGCCGTCGCGGTCGTCGCCGCGATCGCGGGGACGCTCTACTTCCGGCGACAGCTGGAGGCGCTCCGCGACCGCCGCCGCGACCTCGGACTGCGGGTCAACGAGGACGACGATGACGACGGCTGGCTCTGA
- a CDS encoding DUF2110 family protein: MVVLATKCYVEGDARDRALDGMNSLVANDVGDLDVDWQVGVRDDDFVQVDVTGEDATVARNVLAETWGEVVAHDGGLEAGEEYVGTLESWDDVGFTLDAGVDVFVPADELGLGVGSPEQVVERFGLVQHLPLRFVYGGDAGDEDAEPSRLADAERDRLYDWQRGDGRVNVNSATRGETRATVNRAGHAQDIVTVERLGLLEQSIVCAEGTDPPGLLAAIGSYLPAEMRCVV; encoded by the coding sequence ATGGTCGTCCTCGCAACCAAGTGCTACGTCGAGGGCGACGCCCGCGACCGCGCGCTCGACGGCATGAACTCGCTGGTGGCCAACGACGTCGGCGACCTCGACGTCGACTGGCAGGTGGGCGTCCGCGACGACGACTTCGTTCAGGTGGACGTGACGGGCGAGGACGCCACGGTCGCGCGCAACGTCCTCGCGGAGACGTGGGGCGAGGTCGTCGCCCACGACGGCGGTCTCGAAGCGGGCGAGGAGTACGTCGGTACCCTCGAATCGTGGGACGACGTGGGCTTCACCCTCGACGCGGGCGTCGACGTGTTCGTCCCCGCCGACGAGCTCGGCCTCGGCGTCGGCTCGCCGGAGCAGGTCGTCGAGCGGTTCGGTCTCGTCCAGCACCTCCCCTTGCGGTTCGTCTACGGCGGCGACGCCGGCGACGAGGACGCGGAGCCCTCCCGGCTCGCGGACGCCGAGCGCGACCGCCTGTACGACTGGCAGCGCGGCGACGGCCGGGTGAACGTCAACTCCGCGACGCGCGGCGAGACGCGCGCGACGGTGAACCGCGCGGGCCACGCGCAGGACATCGTCACCGTCGAGCGGCTCGGTCTGTTGGAACAGAGCATCGTCTGCGCGGAGGGGACCGACCCGCCGGGGCTGCTCGCGGCGATCGGCTCGTACCTCCCGGCCGAGATGCGCTGTGTCGTCTGA
- a CDS encoding transcription factor TFIIE subunit alpha: MAFEDLLNDPVIQKYLHELVGPTGMPVAAAPPDGEVTDEELAEELGLELNDVRRALFILYENDLATYRRVRDEDSGWLTYLWTFHYDNIPENLQEEMYRLLDALEEREEYERTHEFYLCEVCSIRFEFGEAMDFGFECPECGSPLDAMDNDRLRDAMDERIGKLRDELNVDVTG, from the coding sequence ATGGCTTTTGAGGATCTACTGAACGACCCCGTCATCCAGAAGTACCTCCACGAGCTGGTGGGGCCGACGGGGATGCCGGTCGCGGCCGCGCCGCCGGACGGCGAGGTCACCGACGAGGAGTTGGCCGAGGAGCTGGGCTTGGAGCTCAACGACGTGCGGCGCGCGCTGTTCATCCTGTACGAGAACGACCTGGCGACGTACCGCCGCGTCCGCGACGAGGACTCCGGGTGGCTCACGTACCTGTGGACGTTCCACTACGACAACATCCCGGAGAACCTCCAAGAGGAGATGTACCGGCTGCTCGACGCCCTCGAAGAGCGCGAGGAGTACGAGCGCACCCACGAGTTCTACCTCTGTGAGGTGTGTTCCATCCGCTTCGAGTTCGGCGAGGCGATGGACTTCGGCTTCGAGTGCCCCGAGTGCGGCTCGCCGCTCGACGCGATGGACAACGACCGGCTCCGCGACGCGATGGACGAGCGGATCGGGAAGCTCCGCGACGAACTCAACGTGGACGTGACCGGCTGA